One Thermoanaerobacter pseudethanolicus ATCC 33223 DNA window includes the following coding sequences:
- a CDS encoding M42 family metallopeptidase, with protein MLLKELTELLGASGDEKEVREKIKEIVKPYVDELYVDRIGNLIACKKGKKEKPKVMLAAHMDEVALMVKSVNEDGTLSFSPVGGVDNRILVAKAVKVGEKKINGVIGAKPIHLQKKGEQEKPLDFDELYIDIGAASKEEALKHVSPGDYVYFESNFELLGDGYVKAKALDDRIGCNVLIEILKNTYEYPVCAAFTVQEEVGLRGAGVAAYNVDPDFAIVVEGTVAADVVDSEPHLVSTELGKGPAISLMDRTTLYDRKIIDKIVKIAEKNKIPYQFRRIASGGNDAGKIHLTKGGIKTVAISVPCRYIHSFNSVAKLSDFENTVKLVDLVIKNIEEVLK; from the coding sequence ATGCTATTAAAGGAGTTAACTGAGCTTTTAGGTGCTTCTGGAGATGAAAAAGAGGTAAGAGAGAAGATAAAAGAGATAGTTAAACCTTATGTGGATGAGCTTTATGTGGATAGAATTGGAAATTTGATAGCCTGCAAAAAAGGGAAAAAGGAAAAACCAAAGGTGATGCTGGCTGCTCACATGGATGAAGTTGCTTTAATGGTGAAGTCTGTAAATGAAGACGGGACATTAAGTTTTTCTCCTGTGGGCGGAGTTGACAACCGTATTCTGGTAGCCAAAGCAGTAAAGGTAGGGGAGAAGAAGATAAACGGGGTAATAGGTGCAAAACCTATACATCTTCAGAAAAAAGGAGAGCAGGAAAAACCTCTTGACTTTGATGAACTCTATATAGACATTGGAGCAGCATCTAAAGAAGAAGCTTTAAAGCACGTTTCACCCGGTGACTATGTCTACTTTGAATCAAATTTTGAACTTTTGGGGGATGGATACGTTAAGGCAAAGGCTTTAGACGATAGGATAGGTTGTAACGTGCTGATAGAAATTCTGAAGAATACATATGAGTATCCTGTTTGTGCAGCTTTTACAGTTCAAGAAGAAGTTGGTTTAAGAGGCGCAGGTGTAGCAGCTTACAATGTAGATCCTGATTTTGCAATAGTGGTAGAAGGCACTGTCGCTGCAGATGTTGTGGATTCAGAACCTCATTTGGTTTCTACAGAACTAGGAAAAGGACCAGCGATTTCACTTATGGATAGAACTACTTTGTATGATAGAAAGATTATCGATAAAATCGTCAAGATAGCAGAAAAGAATAAGATACCCTATCAGTTTAGAAGAATAGCTAGCGGTGGTAATGACGCAGGGAAAATTCACCTTACAAAGGGAGGAATAAAGACGGTAGCTATATCTGTACCTTGCAGGTATATTCATTCCTTCAATTCTGTAGCTAAGCTGAGTGACTTTGAAAATACAGTTAAGCTTGTGGACTTAGTGATTAAAAATATTGAGGAGGTATTGAAATGA
- a CDS encoding M42 family metallopeptidase — protein MDYKDLLKKLSENHGVSGHERGIYDLLKKEFEPISDEVKEDNFGNLIFKKKGTKGKYKVMLAAHLDEIGLMVKDIDEKGFIKFTPVGGVDQRTLPSQEVIVHGKKELLGVIGSKPPHLLSSEDMKKAIKIDDMYVDVGLPKEEVEKLVSIGDIITVKREFKELLNENVSGKALDDRAGVVVMAVCLEELKKVYHYHDVYAVVTLQEEVGVRGATTSSYNIEPDIAIAIDVTHAKARGVSRDIEIGKGPAIGKGPNIHPAVYKGLVDIAKKYNINYQIEPLPGHSGTDAWAIQVSKKGVPTGLVSIPLKYMHTSVETANMKDIIESGRLLAHYIANLPEELEGHLCY, from the coding sequence ATGGATTATAAGGATTTATTAAAAAAGCTTAGTGAAAATCACGGGGTTTCTGGACATGAGAGAGGAATTTATGACCTCTTAAAAAAAGAATTTGAACCAATTTCAGATGAAGTTAAAGAAGACAATTTTGGCAATCTTATTTTTAAAAAGAAGGGCACAAAAGGCAAGTACAAGGTGATGTTAGCAGCCCATCTGGATGAAATAGGGCTTATGGTGAAAGATATTGATGAGAAAGGATTTATAAAGTTTACTCCTGTTGGAGGAGTGGACCAAAGGACTCTTCCTTCACAGGAAGTTATAGTTCACGGCAAAAAGGAATTATTGGGGGTTATAGGAAGTAAACCGCCACATCTTTTGTCTTCGGAGGATATGAAAAAGGCGATAAAAATAGACGATATGTATGTAGATGTCGGGCTTCCAAAAGAAGAGGTAGAGAAACTTGTAAGTATTGGAGATATAATAACTGTAAAGAGGGAGTTTAAAGAGCTTTTGAATGAGAATGTATCGGGGAAAGCTCTGGACGATAGAGCAGGGGTTGTGGTGATGGCAGTATGCCTTGAGGAGCTCAAGAAGGTATACCATTATCACGACGTGTATGCTGTAGTTACTCTTCAGGAAGAGGTGGGGGTAAGAGGAGCTACAACTTCTTCTTACAATATTGAACCTGACATAGCTATAGCGATTGACGTGACTCATGCGAAAGCGAGGGGAGTTAGCCGCGACATAGAGATAGGGAAAGGGCCTGCCATAGGGAAGGGACCCAATATTCATCCTGCTGTATATAAAGGGCTTGTAGATATAGCTAAAAAATACAATATAAATTATCAGATAGAGCCGCTTCCTGGGCATTCAGGCACTGATGCATGGGCAATCCAGGTGTCAAAAAAAGGAGTTCCTACAGGGCTTGTGTCAATACCTTTGAAGTACATGCATACTTCTGTGGAAACTGCTAATATGAAAGACATAATAGAAAGTGGCAGGTTGCTTGCTCACTATATTGCCAATCTGCCTGAGGAATTGGAGGGACATTTATGCTATTAA